One Sporomusaceae bacterium FL31 DNA window includes the following coding sequences:
- a CDS encoding haloacid dehalogenase has protein sequence MAIKLLAVDLDDTLLDKSSQVSPRCREAIKKAVEKGVTVTVATGRMYAAALPFARQLELDVPIITYNGALIKSSLSGEVFFEQALDQAVAADVLTLFRERGWYIQVYVGDQFYIAEPNERSGAYEELTKVKAIPVGEDLYSMSEHVLKMLSLANENEIQEISRVIQDKFKGKVFAPISRPTYLEIVHPSINKGRALDFLASRLGITRNEVMAIGDSNNDLDMIEYAGLGVAMGNALPHVKAAANAVTLANDEDGVADAIYKYILAE, from the coding sequence ATGGCAATAAAATTATTAGCAGTGGATTTAGATGATACTCTATTGGATAAATCCAGTCAGGTCTCACCGCGTTGCCGGGAGGCAATCAAGAAAGCGGTGGAAAAAGGGGTGACAGTCACTGTCGCAACCGGCAGAATGTATGCTGCCGCATTGCCGTTTGCCCGTCAGCTTGAGCTGGATGTACCAATTATTACCTATAACGGTGCACTGATAAAATCCAGTTTATCTGGCGAGGTCTTCTTTGAGCAGGCTCTAGACCAGGCAGTGGCAGCTGATGTGCTCACCCTGTTTCGTGAGCGAGGCTGGTATATTCAAGTCTATGTTGGGGATCAATTTTATATTGCTGAACCCAATGAAAGATCAGGCGCTTACGAAGAACTGACAAAAGTTAAAGCGATTCCAGTTGGAGAAGACTTATACTCAATGTCGGAGCATGTTTTGAAGATGCTGTCCCTGGCCAATGAAAACGAAATTCAAGAGATCAGCCGAGTCATTCAGGACAAGTTTAAGGGGAAGGTTTTTGCTCCTATTTCTAGGCCTACTTACTTAGAGATCGTACATCCCAGTATTAACAAAGGCCGCGCTCTGGACTTTTTGGCCAGCAGGCTGGGAATTACCCGGAATGAAGTCATGGCGATTGGTGATTCCAATAACGATCTTGATATGATTGAGTATGCGGGTCTAGGTGTAGCAATGGGCAATGCACTGCCTCATGTCAAAGCGGCAGCTAATGCGGTAACTTTAGCAAATGATGAGGATGGCGTAGCCGACGCCATTTACAAGTATATTTTAGCAGAGTAG
- the ada gene encoding methylated-DNA--protein-cysteine methyltransferase produces the protein MVAPRIKLSWALLSSDWGHIASVWSDSGLWELSFPRSTTDMALADLKTACKELPELVNDHRLQALGQELQLYFRGYQTEFAVPVDWRGYSHFQAAVLRYTATIPYGHVQSYGSVAQAVGSPKAARAVGGALHINRTPIVVPCHRVVGSNGRLTGFGGGVELKKALLLLENEQIICH, from the coding sequence ATGGTAGCTCCCAGGATTAAGCTCTCTTGGGCGCTGTTATCAAGCGACTGGGGCCATATCGCCTCGGTTTGGTCTGACAGCGGCTTATGGGAGTTGAGTTTTCCGAGATCGACGACTGATATGGCACTTGCTGATCTGAAGACGGCCTGTAAGGAGTTGCCGGAACTGGTGAATGATCATCGGTTGCAGGCTTTGGGGCAGGAACTTCAGCTTTATTTCCGCGGTTATCAAACCGAGTTTGCTGTGCCGGTTGACTGGCGGGGGTACAGCCACTTTCAGGCTGCTGTTCTTCGTTATACCGCAACAATTCCATATGGACACGTTCAGTCCTATGGCAGTGTGGCACAGGCTGTCGGCAGCCCTAAGGCTGCCCGGGCAGTTGGTGGAGCTTTGCATATTAACCGCACACCCATTGTTGTGCCTTGTCACCGTGTTGTTGGCAGCAATGGTCGACTAACCGGCTTTGGCGGCGGCGTAGAGCTCAAAAAAGCATTATTATTATTGGAAAATGAACAAATTATTTGCCATTAA
- a CDS encoding dehydrogenase, FMN-dependent, whose translation MDLQTVRKTAREKLGGVCRVCPVCNGVACAGEVPGMGGLGTGAGFKNNVQALADFKLNLRTVHAVSQPKLSCTLLGMELSAPIIGAAIGGIGLNLNAAMTEQEYTAAVVSGCHQAGTVCMTGDGPKPEFFAAGIAAIQAEKGFGIPIIKPRETDRIIELANQAAAAGAPAFGMDIDAAALVNMTNAGQPVGPKTQAELETIKKHTSIPFIVKGIMTVEDAEICCAAGVDAIVVSNHGGRALDHTPGTAEVLPYIAEAVRERMTLLVDGGIRSGADVLKMLSLGAHGVLIGRPLAIAAIGGQAAGAEFMINKYISELRAAMILTGTADVADVSEEVIW comes from the coding sequence ATGGATTTACAAACAGTACGCAAAACAGCCCGTGAAAAGCTTGGGGGAGTTTGCCGCGTATGTCCGGTGTGTAATGGGGTGGCATGCGCTGGTGAAGTTCCAGGCATGGGCGGCCTGGGAACAGGAGCTGGATTTAAGAATAATGTGCAGGCTTTGGCCGATTTTAAACTGAATTTACGTACAGTACATGCTGTGTCTCAGCCAAAGCTCTCCTGTACCTTGCTGGGGATGGAATTGTCAGCACCGATTATTGGTGCTGCAATTGGTGGAATTGGTCTAAATCTTAATGCAGCTATGACTGAACAGGAATACACGGCAGCCGTAGTTTCAGGCTGTCATCAAGCCGGTACGGTCTGTATGACCGGTGACGGGCCAAAACCAGAATTCTTCGCAGCTGGGATAGCCGCTATTCAAGCTGAAAAAGGGTTTGGTATCCCGATTATTAAGCCGCGTGAAACGGATAGAATTATTGAATTAGCCAATCAGGCAGCCGCTGCCGGCGCACCTGCCTTTGGTATGGATATTGATGCTGCTGCTCTTGTGAATATGACCAATGCCGGGCAGCCGGTTGGTCCTAAGACCCAAGCTGAATTGGAAACCATTAAAAAACATACTTCAATACCTTTTATTGTGAAAGGCATTATGACGGTTGAGGATGCGGAAATTTGCTGTGCAGCCGGGGTTGATGCCATTGTTGTTTCCAATCATGGCGGCCGGGCTTTGGATCATACCCCTGGTACGGCAGAGGTTTTACCGTATATTGCTGAGGCTGTTCGGGAAAGAATGACGTTATTGGTGGATGGCGGCATTCGCAGCGGGGCTGATGTGTTAAAAATGCTGTCATTAGGAGCTCATGGGGTATTAATCGGCCGCCCGCTGGCAATTGCCGCTATTGGCGGTCAGGCTGCCGGGGCAGAGTTTATGATCAATAAATACATCAGTGAATTGCGGGCAGCCATGATTTTGACAGGTACAGCTGATGTTGCCGATGTTTCGGAGGAGGTTATATGGTAG
- the mdh gene encoding malate dehydrogenase, with amino-acid sequence MKVTVVGAGNVGATCANVLAQREIASEVVLLDIKEGVAEGKAMDMMQTSNMLGFDTTVIGSTNDYSKTAGSSVVVITSGLPRKPGMTREELIGTNAGIVKSVVDSILKYSPDTIFVIISNPMDTMTYLALKASGVPKNRIIGMGGMLDSNRFKYYLSQALGCTPTDVQGLVIGGHGDTTMIPLARFATYNGIPVSEILDAETLQKVVADTMVGGATLTKLLGTSAWYAPGAAGAMVVEAIVRDEKKVIPSCVYLEGEYGQKDICIGVPAVIGKDGVEKIIDFKLNAEEQALFNKSADAVRNMNNVLSEVITL; translated from the coding sequence ATGAAAGTTACTGTCGTCGGCGCCGGTAATGTAGGCGCAACTTGTGCTAATGTGCTTGCTCAAAGAGAAATTGCAAGCGAAGTTGTTCTTCTGGATATCAAAGAAGGTGTTGCAGAAGGAAAAGCAATGGACATGATGCAAACTTCTAATATGCTTGGTTTTGATACCACTGTTATTGGCAGCACAAACGATTATAGCAAAACTGCTGGTTCAAGTGTAGTTGTAATCACTTCTGGCCTTCCTCGTAAGCCTGGTATGACTCGTGAAGAGCTTATCGGCACCAATGCTGGCATTGTTAAAAGTGTTGTAGACAGCATTTTGAAATATTCGCCAGACACTATTTTTGTAATCATTTCCAACCCAATGGATACTATGACATATCTTGCTCTTAAAGCAAGCGGCGTTCCTAAAAACCGCATTATTGGTATGGGCGGCATGCTTGACAGCAATCGTTTCAAATACTATTTGAGCCAAGCTCTTGGTTGCACTCCTACCGATGTTCAAGGACTTGTAATCGGTGGTCATGGCGATACTACGATGATTCCTTTAGCTCGCTTTGCTACTTATAACGGTATTCCTGTTTCCGAAATTTTGGATGCAGAAACCCTGCAAAAAGTTGTTGCTGACACCATGGTAGGCGGCGCAACATTAACTAAGCTTCTGGGAACTTCCGCTTGGTATGCTCCTGGCGCTGCTGGTGCTATGGTCGTTGAAGCCATCGTTCGTGATGAGAAGAAAGTGATTCCTTCTTGCGTATACCTTGAAGGTGAATATGGTCAAAAAGATATCTGCATCGGTGTGCCAGCTGTTATTGGTAAAGACGGCGTAGAAAAAATTATTGACTTCAAACTTAATGCTGAAGAACAAGCTCTGTTCAATAAAAGTGCTGATGCAGTACGCAATATGAACAATGTTTTGTCTGAAGTAATTACTCTATAA
- a CDS encoding MATE family efflux transporter → MDRSQALGNEPIGKLLWDFSLPAIVGMLVNALYNIVDSIFVGNGVGEIGLTAVTIAYPIMLVMMGFGMLIGIGASTLVSIRMGQQNKAAAEKILGNALSLLLIIAVVFTLGLTLFLDPILRLLGAEGDVLHYARDFTHIIALGSISLYIGFGLNNIIRSEGNPRIAMYTMIISAIINIILNPLFILGLGMGIKGSALATVIAQTVSAIWVLTYFFGKKSVLKIKAANLRLSGPIVGEIIKIGISPFLMQVAASVVTLLFNISLIRYGGDLAVAAYGIVGRVAMLILMPIFGINQGVQPIIGFNYGARNYARVIEAIKKAVFAGTAFSVVGFIAIHIGDVYIVRLFNNNPDLIGLGAYAIRVVLIMLPLIGFQVVGASYFQAVGQAGKAAFLSMSRQVILLIPLIIILPHFYGLDGVWAASPIADLASALLTGFYLLTEIKRLRRNIVS, encoded by the coding sequence ATGGACCGTTCACAAGCATTAGGGAATGAGCCAATTGGCAAACTGTTGTGGGATTTTTCTCTCCCGGCCATTGTCGGGATGTTGGTCAATGCTTTATACAACATTGTGGACAGTATTTTTGTTGGCAATGGTGTTGGTGAGATTGGTCTTACTGCGGTAACGATCGCCTATCCGATCATGCTGGTCATGATGGGTTTCGGCATGCTCATTGGCATTGGTGCTTCAACCCTGGTATCCATTCGTATGGGGCAGCAGAACAAAGCAGCAGCTGAAAAAATACTGGGAAATGCTTTGTCGCTGCTGCTGATCATTGCTGTTGTATTTACTTTGGGTTTAACGCTCTTTCTTGATCCCATTTTACGGCTGCTGGGAGCTGAAGGCGATGTGCTGCATTATGCCCGCGACTTTACGCATATTATTGCATTAGGCTCAATATCGCTATACATTGGCTTCGGTCTTAATAATATTATCAGGTCAGAAGGCAACCCACGGATTGCCATGTATACCATGATCATATCGGCAATCATCAATATTATCCTCAATCCGCTGTTTATTCTTGGGCTGGGAATGGGTATCAAGGGTTCGGCGTTAGCGACGGTAATTGCTCAAACAGTATCGGCAATATGGGTATTGACTTATTTCTTTGGCAAAAAGAGTGTGTTGAAAATTAAGGCAGCCAATCTTCGCTTAAGTGGGCCGATTGTTGGCGAAATTATTAAAATTGGGATATCGCCTTTTCTCATGCAGGTTGCGGCCAGTGTGGTAACCCTTTTGTTTAACATCAGCCTAATCCGTTATGGCGGTGATTTAGCAGTGGCTGCCTATGGCATTGTCGGGCGAGTGGCTATGCTGATTCTCATGCCGATCTTTGGGATCAATCAAGGTGTTCAGCCCATTATTGGCTTCAATTATGGAGCCAGAAATTATGCCCGTGTCATTGAAGCCATTAAAAAAGCAGTTTTTGCTGGTACTGCATTTTCTGTGGTAGGCTTTATTGCCATTCACATTGGGGATGTTTATATTGTCCGGTTATTTAACAATAATCCGGATCTCATCGGTCTAGGTGCTTATGCCATTCGAGTGGTATTGATTATGCTTCCCCTCATTGGTTTTCAAGTGGTTGGGGCAAGCTATTTTCAGGCTGTTGGGCAAGCAGGCAAAGCGGCCTTTTTAAGTATGTCCAGGCAAGTTATTTTACTCATTCCGCTCATTATTATTTTACCGCATTTTTACGGCCTGGATGGTGTGTGGGCTGCTTCGCCGATTGCTGATCTGGCGTCCGCGTTATTGACCGGCTTTTATTTGCTGACAGAAATAAAGCGACTTAGACGGAATATTGTAAGTTAA
- the yvdQ gene encoding hypothetical protein, producing the protein MSIVDKVNSETRMVFNRFFDKEPLNYLEAAGLYGVIAQGRYNIAALEVMYNHAQDSTLKELIKEAIDRHTKAIITQSEDLLQDSGGHLPSLTFKQRTLHKSDLNIPEDGRLGDGEIAITIGNMAKASQMALLTALHQSYQLEVALMYRQMLDAGLDWDYRLLQLMLKRNWLPHLHKIEH; encoded by the coding sequence ATGTCTATAGTTGATAAAGTAAATTCGGAAACACGTATGGTATTTAACCGCTTTTTTGACAAAGAACCGTTAAACTACCTTGAAGCTGCCGGTCTTTATGGTGTTATTGCCCAAGGACGCTACAATATCGCTGCTTTGGAAGTCATGTACAACCATGCCCAGGACAGTACGCTCAAAGAGCTGATCAAAGAAGCCATTGACCGCCACACCAAGGCGATTATTACCCAGTCTGAAGATTTGCTGCAAGACAGCGGCGGCCATTTGCCATCCCTGACCTTCAAACAACGCACCCTTCATAAAAGTGATCTAAACATTCCGGAAGACGGGCGCCTAGGTGATGGAGAAATCGCAATTACCATTGGCAATATGGCGAAAGCTTCCCAGATGGCACTTCTGACTGCACTGCATCAATCTTATCAGCTTGAAGTAGCCTTAATGTATCGTCAAATGCTGGATGCTGGTCTTGACTGGGATTATCGCTTACTGCAGCTCATGCTGAAACGCAACTGGCTGCCTCATCTTCATAAAATTGAACATTAA
- the rd gene encoding rubredoxin has protein sequence MEKWVCTVCGYEYDEAAGDPDSGIAPGTKFADIPEDWVCPTCGVGKDQFEKI, from the coding sequence ATGGAAAAATGGGTATGTACAGTTTGTGGCTATGAATATGATGAAGCAGCTGGGGATCCAGACAGCGGTATCGCCCCAGGCACTAAATTTGCTGATATTCCTGAAGATTGGGTTTGCCCTACCTGTGGCGTAGGCAAAGACCAATTCGAAAAAATTTAA
- a CDS encoding lipoprotein, producing the protein MKKWLAWLLLILYTALGSVAWAEPAIPPAPTSSIYVQDYAGVLTPDTKKRINDLGSKLAARTKAQIVVVTVQTLGDTPLEEYALATLRQWGIGDKTLNNGVLMLVAVGDRKSRIEVGYGLEGALPDGKTGQIQDENMLPYFRQNDYDKGIMNGYLALAGVVAKEYNLELKTDAKQAAKPQTNSGPSWWDTLPWWMQMLVMAGALLLFIIDWVFFGGSITWFLLSILRFRGGGGGGGGRGGYGGGSGGGGGSNRGW; encoded by the coding sequence ATGAAAAAATGGCTAGCCTGGCTGTTACTTATTCTTTATACTGCTTTGGGCTCGGTAGCCTGGGCAGAACCGGCCATTCCCCCAGCGCCGACTAGCAGTATTTATGTGCAGGATTATGCGGGTGTACTCACACCAGACACCAAAAAACGCATTAATGATCTAGGCAGCAAACTGGCGGCGCGTACCAAGGCTCAGATTGTTGTCGTGACTGTGCAGACTCTCGGTGATACACCGCTGGAAGAATATGCGCTAGCCACCCTTCGGCAATGGGGCATTGGTGATAAAACGTTAAATAATGGTGTCTTGATGCTGGTTGCTGTCGGTGATCGTAAATCCCGCATCGAAGTCGGCTATGGCTTGGAAGGAGCTTTGCCTGATGGCAAAACCGGACAAATCCAAGATGAAAATATGCTGCCTTACTTTCGGCAAAACGATTATGATAAAGGCATCATGAACGGTTATCTGGCTTTGGCCGGAGTGGTTGCCAAAGAATATAACCTGGAGCTGAAAACTGACGCCAAACAGGCGGCAAAGCCTCAGACCAACTCGGGTCCTTCCTGGTGGGATACTTTACCCTGGTGGATGCAGATGCTGGTTATGGCGGGGGCTTTACTGTTGTTTATTATTGACTGGGTGTTTTTCGGCGGCAGCATTACCTGGTTTTTATTATCCATTTTACGCTTTCGCGGTGGCGGCGGAGGCGGTGGTGGCCGGGGTGGCTATGGCGGCGGATCAGGAGGAGGCGGAGGTTCCAATCGCGGCTGGTAA
- the uvrC gene encoding UvrABC system protein C — MTDELQEKLQILPDKPGVYLMKDAQGRIIYVGKAVNLKNRVRSYFQSSRNHSPKVQALVARIVDLEYIVTASEIEALIFECNLIKKHHPKYNISLRDDKTYPYIKVTNEEYPRVFTTRKVLKDGARYFGPYTSAGAVHETLRLLKKLFPLRSCRKLDAVRPCLEHHIKRCLAPCSGQVDVADYREMIKAVCLFLEGRSDAVAQNLRQRMEEAAEQLQFEMAAKLRDQLVAIEKITEKQNMVTGSGDQDAIGLARSALGACVQVFFIRSGKMVGRDHFLLSGAEDETDEAMLTAFIKQYYNQATFIPREILLPMPLTEQPLLADWLSSSKGSRVAVETPKRGTKKDIVNMAIGNATLVLEEQASKLQSRNEQTEGAVSELGRYLELAKRPERMECFDISHIQGSETVASMVVFEGGLPKKEDYRRYKLKTVEGKPDDFRSMQEVVGRRYREAAEPLPDLIIIDGGKGQLSSALEIIRGVGLAEIPVIGLAKEFEHIFREGNSEPLILPRHSQALYLIQRIRDEAHRFAITYHRKLRAKRNLVSVLDHVPGIGAKRRKALWDAFGSLNKMKEASVEEMAAVPGMNIPTAQAVYDFFRRKP; from the coding sequence ATGACCGACGAGTTACAGGAAAAACTGCAGATTTTACCAGATAAGCCGGGCGTTTATTTAATGAAAGATGCGCAGGGGCGGATTATCTATGTAGGTAAAGCCGTTAATTTGAAAAACAGGGTTCGCTCTTATTTTCAGTCCAGCCGCAATCATTCGCCCAAAGTGCAGGCGCTGGTGGCTCGGATTGTTGATCTGGAATACATTGTCACAGCCTCGGAAATTGAGGCGTTAATCTTTGAGTGTAACTTAATTAAGAAACATCACCCCAAATACAATATCAGTCTGAGAGACGATAAAACTTATCCTTATATTAAAGTAACGAATGAAGAATATCCGCGCGTCTTTACGACCCGCAAGGTATTAAAAGACGGAGCCCGTTATTTTGGTCCTTATACCAGTGCGGGTGCTGTTCACGAAACATTACGACTGCTGAAGAAGTTATTTCCGCTGCGCAGCTGCCGTAAGCTGGATGCTGTGCGCCCCTGCCTGGAGCATCATATTAAACGCTGTCTGGCGCCTTGCTCAGGGCAAGTGGATGTTGCTGATTACCGGGAGATGATTAAGGCTGTCTGCCTGTTTTTAGAAGGGCGAAGTGATGCTGTGGCCCAAAACCTGCGTCAGCGAATGGAAGAAGCTGCTGAGCAATTGCAGTTTGAAATGGCTGCCAAACTGCGTGATCAACTGGTCGCTATTGAAAAAATAACCGAAAAGCAGAATATGGTTACCGGTTCTGGCGATCAGGATGCCATTGGTTTGGCGCGGTCGGCCTTAGGCGCTTGTGTCCAGGTATTCTTTATCAGAAGCGGCAAAATGGTAGGACGGGATCATTTTCTGCTATCAGGCGCCGAAGACGAGACGGATGAAGCCATGCTGACGGCATTCATTAAACAATATTATAACCAAGCAACCTTTATTCCACGCGAAATTCTTTTACCCATGCCGCTAACTGAACAGCCATTGCTGGCAGATTGGCTTAGCAGCAGCAAAGGCAGCCGGGTTGCCGTCGAAACACCCAAGCGCGGAACAAAAAAAGATATTGTGAATATGGCCATCGGCAATGCGACGTTGGTGCTGGAAGAGCAGGCATCAAAACTCCAATCCCGTAACGAACAGACTGAAGGGGCGGTCAGCGAGCTGGGAAGATATCTGGAATTGGCTAAACGGCCTGAGCGAATGGAATGCTTTGATATTTCACATATTCAGGGCTCGGAAACAGTGGCTTCGATGGTAGTTTTTGAAGGGGGGTTGCCCAAGAAAGAAGACTATCGCCGCTATAAGCTAAAAACTGTCGAGGGTAAGCCTGATGATTTTCGTTCCATGCAGGAAGTGGTCGGGCGGCGATATCGGGAAGCGGCTGAACCGCTGCCTGATTTAATCATCATTGATGGCGGTAAAGGTCAGCTAAGTTCGGCCCTGGAAATTATTCGCGGGGTGGGGCTGGCAGAAATTCCAGTGATCGGCTTAGCGAAAGAATTTGAGCACATTTTTCGGGAAGGCAACAGTGAACCGCTTATTTTACCGCGGCATTCGCAGGCATTATATCTCATTCAGCGTATTCGTGATGAAGCCCATCGGTTTGCGATTACGTACCACCGGAAACTCCGGGCCAAACGCAATTTGGTTTCGGTATTGGACCATGTTCCGGGAATCGGGGCTAAACGGCGTAAAGCCTTATGGGATGCTTTTGGCAGTCTCAATAAGATGAAAGAAGCTTCAGTAGAAGAAATGGCAGCAGTACCGGGAATGAATATACCGACAGCGCAGGCTGTCTATGATTTCTTTCGCCGCAAACCTTAA
- the accC gene encoding acetyl-CoA carboxylase biotin carboxylase subunit, with protein sequence MFKRLLIANRGEIAVRIIRACQELGIETVAVYSDVDEHALHVQLADYAHHIGPADATQSYLNMEAILAAAAATKAEAIHPGYGFLSENADFAELVTNSGFIWVGPRAETIRKVGNKDAAREAMKAAGLPMTRGTNPIVSNEEAYQFAEELGYPVILKPVSGGGGKSMFVINGKQDLDTALHKVDVTKSAFYFETYIAQSRHIEVQIMADNFGNILHLGERECSLQRRNQKILEEAPSSALTMEMRHRVGALAIRAAKSVHYTNVGTVEFLMDVKTGKFYFMEINPRIQVEHAVTEAITGVDLVRRQIRIAAGEPLNKRQEDIQFLGHAIECRINAEDPENHFLPAPGQIDFYHAPGGPRVRVDSGVCAGLAVEPHYDSMIAKVIAHGRTRGDAIKIMRRALNEFRITGIKTTIPFHQRVLTNPHFCTGDIDTQFVYKHMSNCEPVKPKNKLAHGADTSLVNSAW encoded by the coding sequence ATGTTCAAAAGACTCCTTATCGCTAATCGCGGCGAAATTGCTGTCCGAATCATCCGGGCCTGCCAGGAGCTGGGGATTGAAACTGTTGCTGTCTATTCTGATGTTGACGAACACGCACTTCATGTGCAGTTGGCTGATTATGCCCATCATATCGGTCCAGCAGACGCAACCCAAAGCTACTTAAACATGGAAGCAATCCTTGCAGCAGCCGCAGCTACTAAAGCTGAGGCCATACATCCTGGCTACGGCTTTCTGTCTGAAAACGCTGACTTTGCTGAATTAGTAACAAATTCCGGGTTTATCTGGGTAGGTCCGCGTGCCGAAACGATTCGTAAAGTAGGCAACAAAGATGCAGCTCGTGAAGCAATGAAAGCTGCCGGCTTACCAATGACACGGGGCACTAATCCAATTGTGAGCAATGAAGAAGCGTATCAATTTGCTGAGGAACTAGGTTATCCTGTTATCTTAAAACCTGTTTCCGGCGGCGGTGGTAAATCCATGTTTGTTATTAATGGCAAACAAGATTTGGATACAGCCCTTCATAAGGTTGATGTAACAAAATCAGCTTTTTATTTTGAAACTTATATTGCCCAGTCCCGCCATATTGAAGTGCAGATCATGGCTGATAATTTTGGCAACATTCTGCATCTTGGCGAACGGGAATGTTCATTACAGCGCCGCAACCAAAAGATTTTGGAAGAAGCACCTTCCAGTGCTTTAACCATGGAAATGCGGCATAGAGTAGGTGCTCTTGCGATTCGTGCTGCGAAAAGCGTTCACTATACCAATGTTGGCACCGTTGAATTTTTAATGGATGTCAAAACCGGTAAATTTTATTTTATGGAAATTAATCCGCGGATTCAAGTCGAACATGCAGTCACCGAAGCCATCACTGGTGTCGATCTTGTCCGTCGGCAAATTAGAATTGCTGCCGGCGAACCGCTGAATAAACGTCAGGAAGATATTCAATTTCTTGGTCATGCCATCGAATGCCGGATTAATGCCGAAGACCCTGAAAACCATTTCCTTCCTGCACCTGGTCAAATTGACTTTTATCATGCTCCTGGCGGTCCTAGAGTCCGGGTAGACAGCGGCGTTTGTGCTGGCTTAGCTGTTGAACCACATTACGATTCAATGATTGCAAAAGTCATTGCTCATGGCCGTACCCGTGGTGACGCCATTAAAATTATGCGCCGGGCACTGAATGAATTCCGGATTACCGGTATTAAGACGACCATTCCGTTCCATCAGCGAGTATTGACCAATCCACATTTCTGTACTGGTGACATTGATACTCAGTTTGTCTACAAACACATGTCCAACTGTGAACCGGTAAAACCAAAGAACAAACTTGCGCACGGAGCCGATACCTCGCTCGTCAATAGCGCCTGGTAG